From the Hymenobacter yonginensis genome, one window contains:
- the nfi gene encoding deoxyribonuclease V (cleaves DNA at apurinic or apyrimidinic sites), producing MAYYRPPGPPADPLIVRELTQLQDTMRAEVRQEPLQCEPAFIAGCDSSFPTTDTILSVFVVLQFPSLELVEKVYHTSAVTLPYIPGLLSFREAPNVLLAYEKLRQKPDIIMVDGHGIAHPRRMGIAAHIGVMLDVPTFGVAKQKLTGSFQEPAPTRGSLSPLTDRSGELLGEVVRSKDKVLPLFVSPGHRCDQATATRLTLACLRGYKLPEPTRLADHWAEEFKKELR from the coding sequence ATGGCCTACTACCGCCCGCCCGGCCCACCCGCCGATCCGCTTATCGTCAGGGAGCTGACGCAGCTGCAGGACACGATGCGCGCCGAAGTGCGCCAGGAACCGCTGCAGTGCGAGCCCGCCTTCATTGCCGGCTGCGACTCATCGTTTCCCACGACCGACACCATCCTGTCGGTGTTTGTGGTGCTACAATTTCCGTCGCTGGAGCTGGTGGAAAAGGTGTATCACACCAGCGCCGTCACGCTGCCCTACATTCCGGGGCTGCTGTCGTTTCGGGAGGCGCCCAACGTGCTGCTGGCCTACGAAAAGCTGCGCCAGAAGCCCGACATCATCATGGTGGATGGGCACGGCATTGCGCACCCGCGCCGCATGGGCATTGCGGCCCACATCGGCGTCATGCTGGATGTGCCCACGTTCGGGGTGGCCAAGCAGAAGCTGACCGGCTCGTTCCAGGAGCCGGCCCCCACCCGCGGCAGCCTCAGCCCGCTCACCGACCGGAGCGGCGAGCTGCTGGGCGAAGTTGTCCGCAGCAAAGACAAGGTGCTGCCGCTGTTCGTGAGCCCCGGCCACCGCTGCGACCAGGCCACCGCCACCCGCCTCACGCTGGCCTGCCTGCGCGGCTACAAGCTCCCTGAACCCACCCGCCTGGCGGATCATTGGGCCGAGGAGTTCAAGAAGGAGTTGCGGTAG
- a CDS encoding glycosyltransferase family 87 protein: protein MLPARYSRVLLNPRFVAVVYTVLIVIVTAQHYLKGTINNYYIFAKPFFNLLEGKDLYLEYPQYYYDTYKYSPTFALFMGVFAVLPDWLGLLGWNLLNGVVLYTAGRRLFPDTNRSMLFLLLVLIDAMTAFHNSQANCLLVGLMLWVYINLENQKTAWAALCLMLALFIKIYGIGIGLLFLFYPTQLVRGVLWSALFGLALAFSPLLVTSWADFLMIYQGWFDIVRASATAVQLSLMGLLDAWFNLNVPKGPVQAAGLLLLLLPLVHWRFWRHPDYRRLYVSAILIFVVVFNQMAESPTFIIPVAGFVLWWMYYRRSTPLALPLFVLVALLTTLSATDLLPSSVRESVFDPYKLKVLPMILAWALIQIQLLFFPQWRERLEGVAGGLME from the coding sequence ATGCTGCCTGCCCGCTACTCCCGCGTGTTGCTGAATCCTCGTTTTGTGGCTGTGGTCTACACGGTGCTCATTGTCATCGTCACGGCCCAGCACTACCTCAAGGGTACCATCAACAACTATTACATCTTCGCGAAGCCGTTTTTCAACCTGCTGGAGGGCAAAGACCTCTACCTCGAATATCCGCAGTACTACTACGACACCTACAAGTACAGCCCTACGTTTGCGCTGTTTATGGGCGTATTTGCGGTGCTGCCCGACTGGCTGGGGCTGCTGGGCTGGAACCTGCTCAACGGCGTGGTGCTCTACACGGCCGGCCGGCGCCTGTTTCCGGATACCAACCGTAGCATGCTGTTTCTGCTGTTGGTGCTGATTGATGCCATGACAGCCTTCCATAACAGCCAGGCCAACTGCCTGCTGGTCGGCCTCATGCTGTGGGTGTATATCAACCTCGAAAACCAGAAAACGGCTTGGGCGGCACTGTGCCTGATGCTGGCACTGTTCATCAAAATCTACGGCATCGGTATCGGGCTGCTGTTTCTGTTCTACCCCACGCAGCTGGTGCGGGGCGTGCTGTGGTCGGCGCTGTTTGGGCTGGCGCTGGCGTTTTCGCCGCTGCTAGTTACCTCGTGGGCCGACTTTCTGATGATTTACCAGGGCTGGTTCGACATCGTGCGGGCCTCGGCTACGGCGGTGCAGCTCTCGTTGATGGGGCTGCTCGATGCGTGGTTCAACCTGAACGTGCCCAAAGGCCCGGTGCAGGCGGCCGGGCTGCTGCTGCTGCTGCTGCCGCTGGTGCACTGGCGTTTCTGGCGCCACCCCGACTACCGCCGCCTCTACGTGTCGGCCATCCTGATTTTCGTGGTGGTGTTCAACCAGATGGCCGAGTCGCCGACGTTCATCATTCCGGTGGCGGGCTTCGTGCTCTGGTGGATGTACTACCGCCGCAGCACGCCGCTGGCGCTGCCGCTGTTCGTGCTGGTGGCGTTGCTTACCACGCTCTCGGCCACCGACCTGCTTCCTTCCTCGGTGCGCGAAAGTGTCTTCGACCCCTACAAGCTGAAAGTGCTGCCCATGATTCTGGCCTGGGCCCTCATCCAGATCCAGCTGCTCTTTTTCCCCCAGTGGCGTGAGCGGCTGGAGGGCGTAGCTGGCGGGTTGATGGAGTAG